From Brevibacterium ihuae, the proteins below share one genomic window:
- the dop gene encoding depupylase/deamidase Dop codes for MLRVERIMGAETEFGISRPGNPHANPMRDSARVVDAYAGPRGLRSSQSFWDFETESPLADARGFLLNVADAHASQLTHLPQAEPEAQYLANVVLTNGARLYVDHAHPEYSSPETLTPRDVVRWDRAGDLVALAAVEALAAGDEPVNLYKNNTDSKGASYGAHENYLVDRAIEFDAIVAGITPFFVTRQILCGAGRVGIGVNGETAGYQISSRADFFEAEVGLETTLRRPIVNTRDEPHADPTLYRRLHVILGDATLAEPATLVRFGTTSLVLGLIESGQVPALELADPLDSLWTVSHDLDLTARLPLADGSTMTALEIQQVYLDAARAAAGDSPDADTAEVLSEWQRFIDALARDPRELADSVDWVAKLVLLEQYRTRENLPWDHPKLALIDVQYHDVRPAKGLFHRLESTGRIRRITDPAEVAQAVDTPPEDTRAWLRGRVVERFTDALVSASWDSLVLSAGGEALIRVPMRYPLKGTKALVEDRIAASETPADLLAALGVTRLGTTAPRDSSEV; via the coding sequence ATGCTCAGGGTCGAGAGGATCATGGGGGCGGAGACCGAGTTCGGGATCTCGCGCCCCGGCAATCCGCACGCGAATCCGATGCGCGATTCGGCCCGGGTGGTCGACGCCTACGCGGGTCCCCGGGGCCTGCGGTCGAGCCAGAGCTTCTGGGACTTCGAGACCGAGTCCCCGCTCGCCGACGCCCGCGGTTTCCTCTTGAACGTCGCCGACGCCCACGCCTCCCAGCTCACCCACCTCCCGCAGGCGGAGCCGGAGGCCCAGTACCTCGCCAACGTCGTGCTCACCAACGGCGCCCGGCTCTACGTCGACCACGCCCACCCCGAGTACTCCTCGCCGGAGACCCTCACGCCGCGCGACGTCGTGCGCTGGGACCGGGCGGGCGACCTCGTCGCCCTCGCCGCGGTGGAGGCCCTGGCGGCCGGCGACGAGCCGGTCAACCTCTACAAGAACAACACCGACTCGAAGGGCGCGTCCTACGGCGCGCACGAGAACTACCTCGTCGACCGCGCGATCGAGTTCGACGCGATCGTCGCCGGCATCACCCCGTTCTTCGTCACCCGCCAGATCCTGTGCGGCGCCGGCCGGGTGGGCATCGGGGTCAACGGGGAGACCGCCGGGTACCAGATCTCCTCGCGGGCGGACTTCTTCGAGGCCGAGGTCGGCCTCGAGACGACGCTCCGCCGGCCGATCGTCAACACCCGGGACGAGCCGCACGCCGACCCCACGCTGTACCGGCGCCTCCACGTCATCCTCGGCGACGCGACGCTCGCCGAACCGGCCACGCTCGTGCGGTTCGGCACGACCTCGCTCGTCCTCGGACTCATCGAGTCGGGGCAGGTGCCCGCGCTCGAGCTCGCCGACCCGCTCGACTCGCTGTGGACCGTGTCGCACGACCTCGACCTCACCGCCCGCCTGCCGCTGGCCGACGGGTCGACCATGACCGCCCTCGAGATCCAGCAGGTCTACCTCGACGCCGCCCGCGCCGCCGCCGGGGACTCCCCGGACGCCGATACCGCGGAGGTCCTCTCCGAGTGGCAGCGGTTCATCGATGCGCTCGCCCGGGACCCGCGGGAGCTCGCCGACAGCGTCGACTGGGTCGCCAAGCTCGTCCTCCTCGAGCAGTACCGCACCCGCGAGAACCTCCCGTGGGACCACCCGAAGCTCGCGCTCATCGACGTCCAGTACCACGACGTGCGCCCCGCGAAGGGGCTCTTCCACCGCCTCGAGAGCACCGGGCGGATCCGCCGGATCACCGACCCGGCCGAGGTCGCGCAGGCCGTGGACACCCCGCCGGAGGACACCCGCGCCTGGCTGCGCGGGCGCGTGGTCGAGCGGTTCACCGATGCGCTCGTGTCCGCGAGCTGGGACTCGCTCGTCCTCTCCGCCGGCGGGGAGGCGCTCATCCGGGTGCCCATGCGCTACCCCCTCAAGGGCACGAAGGCCCTCGTCGAGGACCGGATCGCGGCATCCGAGACCCCTGCGGACCTCCTCGCCGCGCTCGGAGTCACTAGACTCGGTACGACAGCCCCCCGAGACAGCAGCGAGGTGTGA
- a CDS encoding ubiquitin-like protein Pup, translating into MSGQEQIRSNRKDDVEPIDPPVAAQAQTQVNTAAVDSILDDIDSVLETNAEEFVRNFVQKGGQ; encoded by the coding sequence ATGAGCGGCCAGGAGCAGATCCGGAGCAATCGCAAGGACGACGTCGAACCGATCGACCCCCCGGTCGCCGCGCAGGCGCAGACACAGGTGAACACCGCGGCAGTCGACTCGATCCTCGACGACATCGACAGCGTCCTCGAGACCAATGCCGAAGAGTTCGTCCGCAACTTCGTCCAGAAGGGCGGCCAGTGA
- the prcB gene encoding proteasome subunit beta produces MTPGFDPAYLSSTTNSFLEFARATTPEVLPFAAAAPAALPAAPEGTTIVSFKTANGVLMAGDRRATIGNLIASHIIEKVHAADSTSVIGIAGTAGLALELIRLFQLELEHYEKIEGTPLSLVGKANRLASMLRANLGLAMQGLAVVPLFAGVEPGADHGRIFSFDVTGGKYEEVNFHSIGSGSGFARGALKKLWSPGLEPGEAIRVAVEALIDAADDDSATGGPDFVRRVAPVVHLVDAAGTRQVPQTEVLDIATAVVAARAEGDRR; encoded by the coding sequence GTGACTCCCGGTTTCGATCCCGCGTACCTGAGCTCGACGACGAACTCGTTCCTCGAGTTCGCCCGCGCCACCACGCCCGAGGTGCTCCCGTTCGCCGCCGCCGCGCCCGCCGCCCTCCCGGCGGCGCCGGAGGGCACGACGATCGTCTCGTTCAAGACCGCGAACGGCGTGCTCATGGCCGGTGACCGCCGGGCCACGATCGGCAACCTCATCGCGAGCCACATCATCGAGAAGGTCCATGCGGCCGACTCGACCTCGGTCATCGGCATCGCCGGCACCGCGGGCCTGGCGCTCGAGCTCATCCGGCTGTTCCAGCTCGAGCTCGAGCACTACGAGAAGATCGAGGGCACGCCGCTGTCGCTCGTCGGAAAGGCGAACCGCCTCGCCTCGATGCTCCGGGCCAACCTCGGGCTCGCGATGCAGGGCCTCGCGGTCGTCCCGCTGTTCGCCGGCGTCGAGCCCGGTGCGGACCACGGCCGGATCTTCAGCTTCGACGTCACCGGCGGGAAGTACGAAGAGGTCAACTTCCACTCGATCGGCTCCGGCTCGGGCTTCGCCCGGGGCGCCCTGAAGAAGCTGTGGAGCCCCGGCCTCGAGCCGGGCGAGGCGATTCGGGTCGCGGTCGAGGCGCTCATCGACGCCGCCGACGACGACTCCGCGACCGGCGGCCCCGACTTCGTGCGCCGGGTCGCCCCCGTGGTCCACCTCGTCGACGCCGCCGGCACCCGGCAGGTGCCGCAGACCGAGGTCCTCGACATCGCGACCGCTGTGGTCGCCGCACGCGCGGAAGGAGACCGGCGATGA
- the prcA gene encoding proteasome subunit alpha has translation MSAPFYVSPEQLMKDRAEFARKGIARGRSVIVLRYDEGILLLAENPSSTLHKIAEIYDRIGFAAVGKYNEFETLRQAGVRYADLRGYSYDRADVTARGLTNAYAQTLAGVFTTESKPFEVEIVVAELGRTAADDRLYRLSYDGSVADENDHVAIGGQAEAISARLAREVTAEKPLPEVFAIGVRALSPQDGPQIPVESIEAAILDRTSGTHRTFRRLADNAMSALLDAAGPAPEPPADPGSAS, from the coding sequence ATGAGCGCACCGTTCTACGTCTCGCCCGAGCAGCTGATGAAGGACCGGGCGGAATTCGCCCGGAAGGGGATCGCACGCGGCCGCTCGGTCATCGTGCTCCGCTACGACGAGGGCATCCTGCTCCTCGCGGAGAACCCGTCCTCGACGCTGCACAAGATCGCCGAGATCTACGACCGGATCGGCTTCGCCGCGGTCGGCAAGTACAACGAGTTCGAGACACTGCGCCAGGCGGGTGTGCGCTATGCGGACCTCCGCGGGTACTCCTACGACCGCGCCGACGTCACCGCGCGCGGTCTGACGAACGCGTACGCGCAGACACTCGCCGGAGTCTTCACCACCGAATCGAAGCCCTTCGAGGTCGAGATCGTCGTCGCCGAGCTCGGCCGCACCGCCGCGGACGATCGGCTCTACCGGCTGTCTTACGACGGCTCGGTCGCCGACGAGAACGACCACGTCGCGATCGGCGGGCAGGCGGAGGCGATCTCCGCTCGGCTCGCCCGCGAGGTCACCGCGGAGAAGCCGCTGCCCGAGGTGTTCGCGATCGGTGTGCGCGCGCTGTCCCCGCAGGACGGCCCGCAGATCCCGGTCGAGAGCATCGAGGCCGCGATCCTCGACCGCACGTCGGGGACGCATCGCACCTTCCGCCGGCTCGCCGACAACGCGATGAGCGCCCTCCTCGATGCCGCCGGCCCCGCACCGGAGCCTCCCGCGGATCCGGGGAGCGCGTCGTGA
- the pafA gene encoding Pup--protein ligase, producing MKRIFGLETEYGIAYTQREGRRLGPEEIARYLFRPVVEWGRSSNVFLPNGARLYLDVGSHPEYATAECDALPDLLAQDAAGDAIMVDLLARAQAAMAEDGIDGTAHLVKNNTDSAGNSYGSHENLLVRRSMDFSHLTSVLLPFLVARQLMVGAGAVIPRTVSTDLRPADSNRAAAPGSTPAGPAVPATGDLVYGLSARSDVMWEGVSSATTRSRPIINARDEPHADAAQYRRLHVIVGDSSMSRTTTELKVGSAALVLDLIESGAAIRDLGLRNPIRDIRHIARDVTGRHVLELASGERLTVIELLSIYLERARALVERGDHSLGSDATAARVVDRWARVLAAVESGDLSGIDTEIDWVIKKTLVERYLERSEVGLADPRIARLDFAYHDLTPGSGMFARLEEAGLVARGVEPAAVQRAVEEPPATTRAAVRGRFVAAAHAARRDFTVDWVHLRLNDQLQRAVVLKDPFAAQSDSADALISGLGEAPGGHSV from the coding sequence GTGAAGCGGATCTTCGGGCTCGAGACCGAGTACGGCATCGCCTACACGCAGCGCGAGGGGCGTCGCCTCGGTCCCGAGGAGATCGCGCGCTACCTCTTCCGCCCCGTCGTCGAGTGGGGCCGCTCCTCGAACGTGTTCCTCCCCAACGGCGCCCGGCTCTACCTCGACGTGGGATCCCATCCCGAGTACGCCACCGCGGAGTGCGATGCGCTGCCCGACCTCCTCGCCCAGGACGCGGCCGGCGACGCGATCATGGTCGATCTCCTCGCGCGGGCGCAGGCCGCGATGGCCGAGGACGGGATCGACGGCACCGCCCACCTCGTGAAGAACAACACCGATTCGGCCGGGAACTCCTACGGCAGCCACGAGAACCTCCTCGTCCGCCGCTCGATGGACTTCTCCCATCTCACCTCGGTGCTCCTGCCCTTCCTCGTCGCCCGGCAGCTCATGGTCGGCGCCGGCGCGGTGATCCCGCGGACGGTCTCGACCGACCTTCGGCCGGCCGACTCGAACCGCGCCGCAGCTCCCGGCAGCACCCCGGCAGGGCCCGCCGTGCCCGCCACCGGCGATCTCGTCTACGGGCTGTCGGCCCGGTCCGACGTCATGTGGGAGGGGGTGTCCTCGGCGACGACCCGCTCGCGTCCGATCATCAACGCCCGCGACGAACCGCACGCCGACGCGGCGCAGTACCGGCGCCTCCACGTCATCGTCGGCGATTCCTCGATGTCCCGGACGACGACGGAGCTCAAGGTCGGCTCCGCGGCCCTCGTCCTCGACCTCATCGAATCCGGTGCGGCCATCCGGGACCTCGGCCTCCGCAACCCCATCCGCGACATCCGCCACATCGCCCGCGACGTCACCGGCCGGCACGTGCTCGAACTCGCATCGGGCGAGCGGCTCACCGTCATCGAGCTCCTCTCGATCTACCTCGAGCGCGCCCGTGCGCTCGTCGAGCGCGGCGACCACAGCCTCGGCTCCGACGCCACCGCTGCCAGGGTCGTCGACCGCTGGGCCCGGGTGCTCGCGGCCGTCGAGTCCGGGGACCTGTCCGGCATCGACACCGAGATCGACTGGGTGATCAAGAAGACGCTCGTCGAGCGCTATCTCGAGCGCTCCGAGGTCGGCCTCGCCGATCCGCGGATCGCGCGCCTCGACTTCGCGTACCACGACCTCACCCCGGGATCCGGGATGTTCGCCCGCCTCGAGGAGGCCGGGCTCGTCGCCCGCGGAGTCGAGCCCGCGGCCGTGCAGCGCGCCGTCGAGGAGCCGCCGGCGACCACCCGTGCCGCGGTCCGGGGACGCTTCGTCGCCGCCGCCCACGCCGCCCGGCGGGACTTCACCGTCGACTGGGTCCATCTGCGGCTCAATGATCAGCTCCAGCGGGCGGTGGTCCTCAAGGATCCGTTCGCCGCGCAGAGCGACTCCGCGGACGCCCTGATCTCCGGCCTCGGCGAGGCTCCGGGTGGGCACTCAGTGTGA
- a CDS encoding FKBP-type peptidyl-prolyl cis-trans isomerase, with protein sequence MRRTLISALSIAVLALAGCGDQGADSTTETQAVSTAEAATTSLDGVTVEGEPDSEPTVTFEAPLVIEESEHTVLNEGDGDPIAEGHQVTANMTMVSGTSGETLESSYQAESPSGFPMDTAQINQALFDALIDVPVGSRVLLSLNGSPQSGQPAETLIYVVDVVSAEEIPEPLERASGEPQEPVEGMPEVSTDDAGVPSITEPEGEAPGELTVHPTIVGEGPEVTEGQTVSVHYSGWLWDDASQTFDSSWDRGEPFAVEGVGSAPVIDGWNEALIGQPVGSQILVVIPPEKGYGAQGSPPSIPGDATLVFVIDILSAVG encoded by the coding sequence GTGCGCAGAACCCTCATCAGCGCCCTGAGCATCGCCGTGCTGGCCCTCGCCGGCTGCGGCGACCAGGGTGCGGACTCGACCACCGAGACCCAGGCGGTCTCCACCGCCGAGGCCGCGACCACCTCGCTCGACGGCGTCACCGTCGAGGGGGAGCCCGACTCCGAGCCGACCGTGACCTTCGAGGCCCCGCTCGTCATCGAGGAGTCCGAGCACACCGTGCTCAACGAGGGTGATGGCGATCCGATCGCCGAGGGCCACCAGGTCACCGCGAACATGACCATGGTGTCCGGGACGAGCGGGGAGACCCTCGAATCGAGCTACCAGGCGGAGTCCCCGTCCGGCTTCCCGATGGACACCGCGCAGATCAACCAGGCGCTGTTCGACGCGCTCATCGATGTGCCGGTCGGCTCCCGGGTGCTGCTGAGCCTCAACGGCTCGCCCCAGTCCGGCCAGCCCGCCGAGACCCTGATCTACGTCGTCGACGTCGTGAGCGCCGAGGAGATCCCCGAGCCGCTCGAGCGCGCGTCCGGCGAGCCGCAGGAGCCCGTCGAGGGCATGCCCGAGGTGAGCACCGACGACGCCGGCGTACCGAGCATCACCGAGCCCGAGGGCGAGGCCCCCGGCGAGCTCACGGTGCACCCGACGATCGTCGGCGAGGGACCCGAGGTCACCGAGGGTCAGACCGTGAGCGTCCACTACTCGGGCTGGCTGTGGGACGACGCCTCGCAGACCTTCGACTCGAGCTGGGACCGCGGCGAGCCCTTCGCCGTCGAGGGCGTGGGCTCCGCACCCGTCATCGACGGCTGGAACGAGGCGCTCATCGGCCAGCCGGTGGGCTCCCAGATCCTCGTCGTCATCCCGCCCGAGAAGGGCTACGGCGCCCAGGGCTCGCCGCCGTCGATCCCCGGCGACGCGACCCTCGTGTTCGTCATCGACATCCTGTCCGCGGTCGGCTGA
- a CDS encoding FKBP-type peptidyl-prolyl cis-trans isomerase has protein sequence MAKSKPEVEFPGDQPPTELEIVDDEIGTGAEAKAGDTVAVHYVGVAHSTGEEFDSSYNRGTPLEFRLGVGMVIAGWDQGVQGMKVGGRRTLRIPPHLAYGEQGAGGVIAPGESLIFVCDLENVR, from the coding sequence ATGGCCAAGAGCAAGCCCGAGGTCGAGTTCCCCGGCGACCAGCCGCCCACCGAGCTCGAGATCGTCGACGACGAGATCGGCACCGGCGCCGAGGCGAAGGCCGGCGACACCGTCGCCGTGCACTACGTCGGCGTCGCCCATTCGACCGGCGAGGAGTTCGACTCCTCGTACAACCGCGGCACCCCGCTCGAGTTCCGGCTCGGCGTCGGCATGGTCATCGCCGGCTGGGACCAGGGCGTGCAGGGGATGAAGGTCGGCGGCCGTCGGACGCTGCGCATCCCGCCCCACCTCGCGTACGGCGAGCAGGGAGCCGGCGGCGTCATCGCCCCCGGGGAGAGCCTGATCTTCGTCTGCGACCTCGAGAACGTCCGCTGA
- a CDS encoding DUF3866 family protein, translating to MIHWRRAHVVSVHSDRPGVREVLATPDAPLPGRTERAPLRAVAYTELVGSPEPGDTVLLNVSALARGLGTGGFALVVALPDALPADLPPGPGHLVKERYSPTQTMVLGVDDQESEHHATLAAATGIDGMPVLVADLHSALPAVLAGIRAEDPTLRVAYAMTDGAALPLPFSRAVTGLQEAGWLADTISVGQAWGGDHEAVTVHSALLAARHVVGADITIFSQGPGNLGTGTPFGFSGMVVGDHLDAAALLGGIPVAVARMSNADARGRHFGISHHTLTAVGRGARPGCTVPLPDLATLPEETAAACDPDPRIIAPVLDAQLEALAAHTLVPVDLDGLFAALEDSPVRLSTMGRGLTEDAVSFLSAAAAGRWAARAIAG from the coding sequence ATGATCCACTGGCGCCGCGCGCATGTCGTCTCCGTCCACAGCGACCGGCCGGGAGTGCGCGAGGTCCTCGCGACCCCGGACGCGCCGCTGCCCGGTCGCACCGAGCGCGCGCCGCTCCGAGCGGTCGCCTACACCGAGCTCGTCGGCTCCCCGGAACCGGGCGACACCGTCCTCCTCAACGTCTCCGCGCTCGCCCGCGGTCTCGGCACCGGCGGCTTCGCGCTCGTCGTCGCGCTGCCCGACGCGCTGCCCGCGGACCTGCCGCCGGGCCCGGGGCACCTCGTCAAGGAACGCTACTCCCCCACCCAGACCATGGTGCTCGGCGTCGACGACCAGGAGTCCGAGCACCACGCGACGCTCGCCGCGGCCACCGGGATCGACGGCATGCCCGTGCTCGTCGCCGACCTCCACTCCGCCCTGCCGGCGGTGCTCGCCGGCATCCGGGCCGAAGACCCGACCCTGCGCGTCGCCTATGCGATGACCGACGGCGCCGCCCTCCCCCTCCCCTTCTCCCGGGCGGTCACGGGACTGCAGGAGGCCGGCTGGCTCGCCGACACGATCAGCGTCGGTCAGGCCTGGGGCGGGGACCACGAAGCGGTGACGGTGCACTCCGCGCTGCTCGCCGCCCGCCACGTCGTCGGCGCCGATATCACGATCTTCAGCCAGGGACCGGGGAACCTCGGGACCGGCACCCCGTTCGGCTTCTCCGGCATGGTGGTCGGCGACCATCTCGACGCCGCCGCGCTCCTCGGGGGGATCCCCGTCGCGGTGGCGCGGATGTCGAACGCCGATGCCCGCGGTCGGCACTTCGGGATCTCGCACCACACTCTCACTGCGGTCGGACGCGGGGCGCGCCCCGGGTGCACGGTTCCGCTCCCCGACCTCGCGACGCTCCCGGAGGAGACGGCTGCCGCGTGCGACCCCGATCCGCGGATCATCGCTCCCGTCCTCGACGCGCAGCTCGAGGCGCTCGCCGCGCACACGCTCGTGCCCGTCGATCTCGACGGGCTCTTCGCGGCGCTCGAGGACTCCCCGGTCCGCCTGTCGACGATGGGCCGGGGCCTCACCGAGGACGCCGTGTCGTTCCTGTCGGCCGCCGCGGCCGGCCGGTGGGCGGCCCGGGCGATCGCCGGCTGA
- a CDS encoding helix-turn-helix transcriptional regulator: MNDAETRVRDQTERILNLLIALRAASGWIDRDTLKASMDEYAPLSDQAFDRAFSRDKRLLRELGIEISTATWADDFTGENGYGYRITSADYALPEIALTPQEAAVLSVASRFWKDSALSEHSGRALNKLRGLGVDLDADVAGLRTEARFATEVFAAALSAVNARRAVGFAYRRPGGAVRQRRLEPYALLTRGDRVYLLGRDLDKDEIRTFRLSRVDGGITRLRGRRDGDFTVPDDFRPGEWFRPVHASGESVTARILIRPGSADPLRRRGTVVGTDAAGLDVVELECEDVDELAESILGFGSAVRVDGPDALVDAHARMLDATRASLAALAAGSDA; the protein is encoded by the coding sequence GTGAACGATGCCGAGACGCGGGTGCGCGACCAGACGGAGCGGATCCTCAACCTGCTCATCGCCCTGCGCGCCGCGTCCGGATGGATCGACCGCGACACGCTCAAGGCGAGCATGGACGAGTACGCCCCGCTGAGCGACCAGGCCTTCGACCGCGCGTTCTCCCGCGACAAGCGTCTGCTGCGCGAGCTCGGCATCGAGATCAGCACCGCCACGTGGGCCGACGACTTCACCGGGGAGAACGGCTACGGCTACCGGATCACCTCCGCGGACTACGCGCTGCCGGAGATCGCGCTCACCCCGCAGGAGGCCGCGGTGCTCTCCGTCGCGAGCCGGTTCTGGAAGGACTCCGCGCTGAGCGAGCACAGCGGCCGCGCCCTCAACAAGCTCCGCGGGCTCGGCGTCGACCTCGACGCGGACGTCGCAGGTCTGCGCACCGAGGCGCGCTTCGCCACCGAGGTCTTCGCCGCCGCGCTGTCGGCGGTCAACGCGCGCCGGGCGGTCGGATTCGCCTACCGCCGGCCGGGCGGCGCGGTGCGGCAGCGACGCCTCGAGCCCTATGCGCTGCTCACCCGGGGCGACCGCGTCTACCTGCTCGGCCGCGACCTCGACAAGGACGAGATCCGCACGTTCCGCCTCTCGCGCGTCGACGGCGGGATCACACGTCTGCGCGGCCGCCGGGACGGCGACTTCACGGTGCCGGACGACTTCCGGCCGGGGGAGTGGTTCCGGCCCGTCCACGCCTCCGGGGAGAGCGTGACCGCCCGCATCCTCATCCGCCCCGGCAGCGCGGACCCGCTGCGCCGCCGCGGCACCGTGGTCGGGACGGATGCCGCCGGCCTCGACGTCGTCGAGCTCGAGTGCGAGGACGTCGACGAGCTCGCCGAGTCGATCCTCGGATTCGGGTCCGCAGTGCGCGTCGACGGCCCCGACGCCCTCGTCGACGCCCACGCCCGGATGCTCGACGCCACCCGCGCGTCCCTCGCCGCGCTCGCCGCAGGGAGCGACGCATGA
- a CDS encoding WYL domain-containing protein yields MSTAASSRLARLLGLVPYLLENPGAELERTAAVFGVTVDVLVDDLQLLFVTGRPGRMPDDLIEASWEDGRIHLGNADEVSVPVRLTGDESTSLLVALDHLATLDPEQEPVIASVRDKIRAAAGLEHARAAVDVEVPPLDPELAALVRRSAEAGTGLALDYYVPSRDERTARTVTPRALRLTGRWYMDAWCHTSGGERSFAVDNIRELTPADAPAAPPAPTGGRTAEDAGTAVELTLAPEAAWLADELDPTAIEHDTLGPGTVTLTLRVYSDTWLTRFLLRHGRHVRAISPRTAVLPALRALDTGPAADDSAPDRA; encoded by the coding sequence ATGAGCACTGCCGCCTCCTCGCGCCTCGCCCGACTCCTCGGGCTCGTCCCGTACCTCCTCGAGAACCCCGGCGCGGAGCTCGAGCGCACCGCCGCGGTGTTCGGCGTCACCGTCGACGTGCTCGTCGACGACCTCCAGCTCCTCTTCGTCACCGGGAGGCCGGGACGGATGCCCGACGACCTCATCGAAGCGAGCTGGGAGGACGGCCGGATCCACCTCGGGAACGCCGACGAGGTGTCGGTGCCGGTGCGGCTCACCGGCGACGAGTCGACGAGCCTGCTCGTCGCCCTCGACCACCTCGCCACCCTCGACCCGGAGCAGGAGCCGGTGATCGCGTCGGTGCGCGACAAGATCCGGGCTGCGGCCGGGCTCGAGCACGCGCGCGCCGCCGTCGACGTCGAGGTGCCCCCGCTCGACCCCGAGCTCGCCGCCCTCGTGCGGCGCTCCGCGGAGGCCGGGACCGGGCTCGCCCTCGACTACTACGTCCCGTCCCGCGACGAGCGGACCGCGCGCACGGTGACCCCGCGCGCCCTCCGGCTCACCGGGCGGTGGTACATGGACGCGTGGTGCCACACCTCCGGCGGGGAGCGCTCGTTCGCCGTCGACAACATCCGCGAGCTCACCCCGGCCGACGCCCCTGCGGCGCCACCGGCACCGACCGGGGGCCGCACCGCCGAGGACGCCGGAACCGCGGTCGAGCTCACCCTGGCGCCTGAGGCCGCGTGGCTCGCCGACGAGCTCGACCCGACCGCGATCGAGCACGACACGCTCGGTCCCGGCACCGTCACGCTCACCCTCCGGGTGTACTCCGACACCTGGCTCACCCGGTTCCTCCTGCGGCACGGCAGGCATGTCCGCGCGATCTCCCCGCGCACCGCGGTGCTCCCAGCGCTGCGCGCCCTCGACACCGGCCCGGCGGCGGATGATTCCGCACCGGACAGGGCCTAG
- the tatA gene encoding twin-arginine translocase TatA/TatE family subunit yields the protein MRPEPIHILILLIVILVIFGAPKLPMIAKNLGKSAKIFKSEIKDLRGDEGEPGADRGAERHEITDAPERPADVQHPASRPEEAAAPRPSAAPGDEHRPRS from the coding sequence ATGCGCCCGGAACCCATCCACATTCTCATCCTGCTCATCGTCATCCTGGTGATCTTCGGCGCACCGAAGCTCCCGATGATCGCGAAGAACCTCGGCAAGTCGGCGAAGATCTTCAAGTCGGAGATCAAGGACCTCCGCGGCGACGAGGGCGAGCCCGGAGCGGATCGCGGGGCCGAGCGCCACGAGATCACCGATGCCCCCGAGCGTCCCGCTGACGTCCAGCACCCTGCTTCCCGCCCCGAGGAAGCCGCCGCTCCCCGGCCGTCCGCCGCGCCCGGTGATGAGCACCGCCCCCGTTCCTGA
- the tatC gene encoding twin-arginine translocase subunit TatC, producing MRIRKVGRRGEANPEKRMPLAGHLVELRNRLLVSIIALGLGACVGWFLYDPVLQFLQAPVMEVSAQDGRVAEVNFAGVASPFDMKLKVSVFIGFFITSPIWLYQLWAFVMPGLTKREKRYSIGFLAAAIPLFLGGAALASFALPNAVRTLTAFTPEGATNIIPAQDYLNFVMLIIVVFGIAFVLPVLMVGLNMLGILSAATIRRSWRWIIVLIFAFAAIATPTPDAISMFFLVIPMAGLFALAWVLCWLGDRRRRARMIAEGTWEDPAELDD from the coding sequence ATGAGGATCAGGAAGGTCGGTCGCCGGGGGGAGGCCAACCCGGAGAAGCGGATGCCGCTCGCCGGGCACCTCGTCGAACTCCGCAACCGGCTCCTCGTCTCGATCATCGCGCTCGGACTCGGCGCCTGCGTCGGCTGGTTCCTCTACGATCCCGTCCTCCAGTTCCTCCAGGCCCCGGTGATGGAGGTCTCCGCGCAGGACGGCCGCGTCGCCGAGGTCAACTTCGCCGGCGTCGCCTCGCCCTTCGACATGAAACTCAAGGTGTCGGTGTTCATCGGCTTCTTCATCACCTCGCCGATCTGGCTGTACCAGCTGTGGGCCTTCGTCATGCCGGGCCTGACGAAGCGCGAGAAGCGCTACTCGATCGGCTTCCTCGCCGCCGCCATCCCGCTCTTCCTCGGCGGCGCGGCGCTCGCCTCGTTCGCCCTGCCGAACGCGGTCCGCACGCTCACCGCCTTCACCCCCGAGGGCGCCACGAACATCATCCCCGCGCAGGACTACCTCAACTTCGTCATGCTCATCATCGTGGTGTTCGGCATCGCCTTCGTGCTGCCGGTCCTCATGGTGGGCCTCAACATGCTCGGCATCCTCTCCGCCGCGACGATCCGCCGCTCGTGGCGCTGGATCATCGTCCTGATCTTCGCGTTCGCCGCGATCGCGACGCCGACGCCCGACGCGATCTCGATGTTCTTCCTCGTCATCCCCATGGCCGGGCTCTTCGCGCTCGCCTGGGTGCTGTGCTGGCTGGGCGACCGCCGGCGGCGCGCCCGGATGATCGCCGAGGGCACGTGGGAGGACCCCGCCGAGCTCGACGACTGA